A window from Lactiplantibacillus pentosus encodes these proteins:
- a CDS encoding ERF family protein produces MSLEEAKAMGAFASALALFQQQVVAPKENGHVSYKSTKYDYVMLKDLIKAINEGIKGTGLAWLQDTKTNAGIVSVRTIVFHKDGYQFESSWTEIKTSGKAQDVGSAMTYARRYSLSTTFGVNSETDDDGQSANDGAPQFEQANHNQQKLLTNLFNEMAKTTGKPAKDVQKGYLGLTTIGALRHDMANSLIKLITEQLEKLTVKAGDKA; encoded by the coding sequence ATGAGTCTTGAAGAAGCTAAGGCTATGGGAGCATTTGCTAGTGCATTGGCATTATTCCAACAGCAAGTTGTTGCACCAAAAGAAAACGGACATGTTAGTTATAAAAGCACAAAATATGATTATGTTATGTTAAAAGATTTGATTAAAGCTATCAACGAAGGAATCAAAGGAACAGGACTGGCTTGGCTTCAAGATACTAAGACAAATGCTGGTATTGTATCGGTTAGAACAATTGTCTTTCACAAAGACGGTTATCAATTTGAATCATCATGGACTGAAATCAAAACAAGTGGCAAAGCGCAAGATGTCGGTAGCGCCATGACCTATGCACGGCGATATTCATTGAGTACAACGTTTGGCGTTAATTCTGAAACCGATGATGATGGTCAGTCAGCAAATGATGGTGCACCGCAGTTCGAGCAGGCCAATCATAATCAACAAAAATTGTTAACTAATCTGTTTAACGAAATGGCTAAAACTACTGGTAAACCAGCAAAGGATGTTCAGAAGGGGTATCTGGGGTTAACAACAATTGGTGCATTGCGTCATGACATGGCAAATTCATTGATTAAGCTAATCACAGAACAACTTGAAAAATTAACAGTCAAGGCGGGTGACAAAGCATGA
- the ssb gene encoding single-stranded DNA-binding protein: MINRSVLVGRLTRDPELRYTNGGAAVATFTIAVNRQFTNQNGEREADFISCVIWRKAAENFTNFTHKGSLIGIDGHIQTRNYENQQGTRIYVTEVVVDNFSLLESRAESEHHQSANSNDHSSNNSNNRKYDNSQNQYGNNGGQIDITDNDLPF; the protein is encoded by the coding sequence ATGATTAACCGAAGCGTTTTAGTTGGTAGGCTTACAAGAGACCCAGAATTACGTTATACGAATGGCGGTGCTGCGGTTGCAACGTTCACGATTGCTGTAAATCGTCAATTTACAAATCAAAATGGAGAACGTGAAGCTGATTTTATTAGCTGTGTCATCTGGCGGAAGGCTGCTGAAAATTTCACTAATTTCACACATAAAGGATCACTTATTGGAATTGATGGTCACATTCAAACGAGAAACTATGAAAATCAGCAGGGAACTCGTATTTACGTTACTGAAGTAGTCGTTGATAACTTCTCATTGCTTGAATCACGTGCTGAATCTGAACATCATCAAAGTGCTAATAGTAATGACCACAGCTCAAACAATAGCAACAATAGAAAATATGATAACAGTCAAAACCAGTATGGAAATAATGGCGGCCAGATTGATATTACGGACAATGACTTGCCATTTTAA